The following are encoded together in the Pseudomonas xantholysinigenes genome:
- a CDS encoding methionine ABC transporter ATP-binding protein: MIEFQNVHKTYRVAGRDIPALNPTSLTIEDGQVFGLIGHSGAGKSTMLRLINRLEEPSGGKIVVDGEDVTAFDANQLRSFRQQVGMIFQHFNLLASKTVADNVALPLVLAGELPRAQIDKRVTELLARVGLQDHAKKYPAQLSGGQKQRVGIARALSTNPKILLCDEATSALDPQTTASVLQLLAEINRELKLTIVLITHEMDVIRRVCDRVAVMDAGQIVEQGPVAEVFLHPQHATTKRFVQEDEQVDENEQRDDFAHVPGRIVRLTFQGDATYAPLLGTVARETGVDYSILAGRIDRIKDIPYGQLTLALMGGDMEAAFARFTAADVHMEVLR; the protein is encoded by the coding sequence GTGATCGAGTTTCAAAACGTCCACAAGACCTACCGCGTCGCCGGTAGGGATATCCCGGCCCTGAACCCGACCAGCCTGACCATCGAAGATGGCCAGGTGTTCGGCCTGATCGGCCACTCCGGCGCCGGCAAGAGCACCATGCTGCGCCTGATCAACCGCCTCGAGGAGCCCTCCGGCGGCAAGATCGTCGTCGACGGCGAAGACGTCACCGCCTTCGACGCCAATCAGCTGCGCAGCTTCCGCCAGCAGGTCGGGATGATCTTCCAGCACTTCAACCTGCTGGCCTCCAAGACCGTCGCCGACAACGTCGCCTTGCCCCTGGTGCTGGCCGGCGAGCTGCCGCGCGCGCAGATCGACAAGCGCGTGACCGAACTGCTCGCCCGCGTCGGCCTGCAGGACCACGCCAAAAAGTATCCGGCCCAACTGTCGGGCGGGCAGAAGCAGCGCGTCGGCATCGCCCGCGCCCTGTCCACCAACCCGAAGATCCTGCTGTGCGACGAGGCCACCAGTGCCCTCGATCCGCAAACCACCGCCTCGGTGCTGCAACTGCTGGCGGAGATCAACCGCGAGCTGAAGCTGACCATCGTGCTGATCACCCATGAAATGGACGTGATTCGCCGGGTCTGCGACCGCGTGGCGGTGATGGATGCCGGGCAGATCGTCGAGCAAGGCCCGGTGGCCGAGGTGTTCCTGCACCCGCAGCACGCCACCACCAAGCGCTTCGTCCAGGAAGACGAGCAGGTCGACGAAAACGAGCAACGCGACGACTTCGCCCACGTACCGGGGCGCATCGTGCGCCTGACCTTCCAGGGTGACGCCACCTACGCGCCACTGCTGGGCACCGTGGCCCGCGAGACCGGGGTGGACTACAGCATCCTGGCCGGGCGCATCGACCGCATCAAGGACATTCCTTATGGCCAGCTGACCCTCGCTCTGATGGGTGGCGACATGGAAGCGGCGTTCGCCCGCTTCACGGCGGCTGACGTACATATGGAGGTACTGCGCTGA
- the katE gene encoding catalase HPII translates to MASKNTPEPRASQVAGTQTPDRANTNAKLQSLEHFRSDASGQALRTNQGVKVADNQNSLKAGARGPSLLEDFIMREKITHFDHERIPERIVHARGTGAHGYFQSYGCHAELTKAGFLQDPDAITPVFVRFSTVQGPRGSGDTVRDVRGFAVKFYTDEGNFDLVGNNMPVFFIQDAIKFPDFVHAVKPEPHNEMPTGGSAHDTFWDFVSLVPESAHMVIWAMSDRAIPRSLRMMEGFGVHTFRLINADGVASFVKFHWKPRQGVHSVLWDEAQKLAGKDADYHRRDLWDAIETGHYPEWELGVQIVPEADEHKFEFDLLDPTKLIPEELVPVTPLGKMVLDRNPDNFFAEVEQIAFCPGHIVPGIDFTNDPLLQGRLFSYTDTQISRLGGPNFHEIPINRPIAANHSSQRDAMHRMTIDKGRASYEPNSIDGGWPKETPPAARDGGFESYQERIDAHKIRQRSESFGDHFSQARLFFHSMSASEQQHIIKAYSFELGKVEREEIRAREVNEILANIDLKLAAAVAANLGLPVPKAGTVKVKDSKPGQSKALSQMNHPGDIGISGRKVAVLVADGVDAASVDKVVKALEAQRARPMLLGPTSAAVKTADGKALAVDASMEGMPSVMFDGVWVPAGKASLQALESSGVAKHFLLEAYKHLKPMGLAVDAKLLLNKLGLQEDAGLLLGDDRKTFEAFFKAVEGHRVWAREAAVEAIPA, encoded by the coding sequence ATGGCCAGCAAGAACACGCCGGAACCACGCGCAAGCCAGGTGGCGGGCACCCAGACACCCGATCGGGCCAACACCAACGCCAAGTTGCAGAGTCTGGAACACTTCCGCAGCGACGCCAGCGGCCAGGCGCTACGGACCAACCAGGGGGTGAAGGTTGCCGACAATCAGAACAGCCTCAAGGCCGGAGCCCGTGGGCCCTCGCTGCTCGAAGACTTCATCATGCGCGAGAAGATCACCCACTTTGACCACGAGCGCATCCCCGAGCGCATCGTTCATGCCCGTGGCACCGGGGCTCACGGCTATTTCCAGAGCTACGGCTGTCACGCCGAACTGACCAAGGCCGGTTTCCTCCAGGACCCGGACGCCATCACCCCGGTGTTCGTGCGTTTTTCCACCGTGCAGGGGCCGCGCGGCTCCGGCGACACGGTGCGTGACGTGCGCGGCTTTGCGGTGAAGTTCTACACCGACGAGGGCAATTTCGACCTGGTCGGCAACAACATGCCGGTTTTTTTCATCCAGGATGCCATCAAGTTCCCGGACTTCGTTCACGCGGTGAAGCCTGAACCGCATAACGAGATGCCCACCGGCGGCTCGGCCCACGATACGTTCTGGGACTTCGTTTCGCTGGTGCCGGAGTCGGCGCACATGGTGATCTGGGCCATGTCCGACCGTGCCATCCCGCGCAGCCTGCGCATGATGGAAGGCTTTGGCGTGCATACCTTCCGGCTGATAAACGCCGACGGCGTGGCCAGTTTCGTCAAGTTCCACTGGAAGCCGCGCCAGGGCGTGCACTCGGTGCTGTGGGACGAAGCCCAGAAGCTGGCCGGCAAGGACGCCGACTACCACCGTCGCGACCTATGGGATGCGATCGAGACCGGGCACTACCCGGAGTGGGAGCTGGGCGTGCAGATTGTCCCCGAGGCCGACGAGCACAAGTTCGAGTTCGACCTGCTCGACCCGACCAAGCTCATCCCCGAGGAGCTGGTGCCGGTGACGCCGCTGGGCAAGATGGTGCTCGACCGCAATCCGGATAACTTCTTCGCCGAAGTGGAGCAGATCGCCTTCTGCCCGGGGCATATCGTGCCGGGCATCGACTTTACCAACGACCCGTTGCTGCAAGGCCGGCTGTTCTCCTATACCGATACGCAGATCAGCCGCCTGGGTGGGCCGAACTTCCACGAAATCCCCATCAACCGGCCGATTGCCGCCAACCACAGCAGCCAGCGCGATGCCATGCACCGCATGACCATCGACAAGGGGCGTGCGTCCTACGAACCCAATTCGATCGATGGCGGCTGGCCGAAGGAAACTCCGCCGGCTGCGCGCGATGGCGGTTTCGAGAGTTACCAGGAGCGTATCGATGCGCACAAGATCCGCCAGCGCAGCGAGTCGTTCGGCGATCACTTCTCCCAGGCGCGGCTGTTCTTTCACAGCATGAGCGCCAGCGAGCAGCAGCACATCATCAAGGCCTACAGCTTCGAGCTGGGCAAGGTGGAGCGTGAGGAGATTCGTGCCCGGGAGGTGAACGAGATCCTGGCCAACATCGATCTCAAGCTGGCGGCGGCGGTGGCGGCCAACCTCGGGCTACCCGTGCCGAAGGCCGGGACGGTCAAGGTCAAGGACAGCAAGCCCGGCCAGTCCAAGGCCTTGAGCCAGATGAACCACCCCGGTGATATCGGCATCAGCGGGCGCAAAGTTGCTGTTTTGGTGGCCGATGGCGTGGACGCGGCGAGCGTCGACAAGGTGGTCAAGGCGCTAGAAGCGCAACGTGCGCGGCCGATGCTGCTGGGGCCGACTTCGGCGGCGGTGAAAACTGCCGATGGCAAGGCGCTTGCGGTGGATGCATCGATGGAGGGCATGCCGTCGGTGATGTTCGACGGGGTCTGGGTCCCAGCGGGCAAGGCATCGTTGCAAGCATTGGAGAGCAGTGGCGTGGCCAAGCACTTCCTGCTCGAGGCCTACAAGCACCTCAAGCCCATGGGGTTGGCGGTGGATGCCAAGCTGCTGCTGAACAAGCTGGGGTTGCAGGAGGATGCTGGATTATTGCTGGGCGATGATCGGAAGACGTTCGAGGCCTTCTTCAAGGCGGTCGAGGGGCATCGGGTGTGGGCGCGGGAGGCGGCGGTCGAGGCTATTCCTGCATAA
- a CDS encoding PA5502 family lipoprotein, producing MKPFASRYLLVAAFSLFLAACSSTPAEQPSAPAQPDAWQQLEQSIASSELATAEDQLAALQAQAPNDPRVEPHQRQLAEAYLQRSQIVLQKGDVNAAATALARARALMPQAPALTGGDAMAQARKAELEKAEAALKAAEAKPKARLIDPAAPSTVVALQTTDSRALRRQLDDIAADVVNYQCEVVFQVPRTQDAPWLKTLLEKRVRKLDSGFALQQTHEIQRSLPAQVVLVPHLK from the coding sequence ATGAAGCCGTTCGCCTCACGTTATCTGCTTGTTGCCGCGTTTTCCCTGTTCCTGGCTGCGTGCTCCAGCACCCCGGCAGAACAGCCGAGCGCGCCTGCTCAACCGGATGCCTGGCAGCAGCTGGAACAAAGCATCGCCAGCAGCGAGCTGGCCACCGCCGAGGACCAGTTGGCCGCGCTGCAGGCGCAGGCTCCAAACGATCCGCGGGTCGAGCCGCACCAGCGCCAGCTGGCCGAAGCCTATCTGCAACGCAGCCAGATCGTGCTGCAAAAGGGCGATGTGAACGCTGCCGCCACCGCCCTGGCCCGTGCCCGTGCGTTGATGCCGCAAGCGCCCGCGCTGACCGGTGGTGACGCCATGGCCCAGGCACGCAAGGCCGAACTGGAAAAGGCCGAGGCCGCACTCAAGGCCGCCGAAGCCAAGCCCAAGGCACGCCTGATCGACCCGGCCGCGCCGTCTACCGTGGTGGCGCTGCAGACCACCGACAGCCGCGCCCTGCGTCGCCAGCTCGATGACATCGCCGCCGACGTGGTGAACTACCAGTGCGAGGTGGTCTTCCAGGTGCCGCGCACCCAGGACGCGCCGTGGCTCAAGACCCTGCTGGAGAAACGCGTGCGCAAGCTCGACAGCGGCTTCGCGTTGCAGCAGACCCATGAGATCCAGCGTTCGCTGCCGGCTCAGGTGGTGCTGGTTCCCCACCTGAAGTGA